The following coding sequences lie in one Paramormyrops kingsleyae isolate MSU_618 chromosome 15, PKINGS_0.4, whole genome shotgun sequence genomic window:
- the LOC111840122 gene encoding rho GTPase-activating protein 29-like isoform X1: protein MLRHSNSGGNKRTLGISSLFPLSAGPGTWGASRNLKGSSLNSVGVVDGVDSPGEDPGYIMQLVNDVRQVADVLLRLKESFLSEENQDYLHQVVQERLGDLLRVLKAVIGKHRVLNSVEILSAAGTVIARVKGVNFKEVNEENKRNLFDEIHSSIDTFAFTFGNVVSDFLMGDVDRGSALGLTQTLKSRSFENLCAESGGSSPEKDDSPGSPRAEEVDSVLLGSDNGVESALLYAKAWSKYAKDLLAWVEKRLSLDIECAKAFAKMAESAKTLTSQQVYMPFQEAYISAFKNDIEYSQLVLQTAAALQSNKFTQPLLARKNELDKRRKEIKEQWQREQKKIQEAENALRKARLLQAQRLEEYERARSCTSRAEEEQLASGGKQLEKRRRMEEEALQKAEEAKEQYKACVADVGVKRVELASVKGEILTQIRELVFQCDLTLKAVTVNWFQMQQALAISLPLKHQSLCETAKLYDPGRRYMEFVRNLPRERCRGEAFCFDGPVPQNAGLQPHKRTGICTSYSHGNLSQMSLNSGDHSNEEVGSPVQSRMGRKIGERRSNSSTDIQALKVQATFRGWSLAGQGGGMCSDSESAGGSSESRSVDSPTASPGDFKRRIPRTPSTGTMSSADDLDEREPSSPLDTGLSDMVNETSSSPGPFRNAHMSKAAQTHKLRKLRSPSKCRECDGLVVFHGAECEECSLACHKKCLETLAIQCGHRKLQGRLHLFGIDFTQAAQNNPDGIPFIIRKCTSEIEHRALTVKGIYRINGAKSRVEKLCQAFENGKDLVELSELYPHDISNVLKLYLRQLPEPLILFRFYNDFIGLAKESQSIIVDEVDKATGDAVTDQSQGSVQLNRLLFKVKDLLRQLPLAHYRTLRFLIGHLHRVTEKADENKMTASNLGIIFGPTLIKPRQVDADVSLSSLVDYPYQALIVELLIRHYEKIFDISTSPSLPAGGTSPGTPKDMPPRLTPQEKEQMLSRHSKSLVDIKEESVKVYKRHSSVIPSNRLLDEVMETKDSSDWRKTSSVFSSVSEELNGHEEEIHRSTLVFSKSYDSPTKTHQRPLRTRLASRPVSLALDNPSGPAQADEINSRSTADCECSPPIQELEEPDRSGASINSHSQDTRVKNLTLRRTWDKQYRHYSVTPRTAKTTVNVSPQQESGEFEKLSLTIPSEYVKGGFKNDANDSSPKPTASRAPRTLQPPPGTFYKPSQNNTMTQSSDVDVKAYVSPTNSAGEVSVEVEESVDEVSVDAEVESTNVLVTQPQFSGCGVQDALPVKPVYQRLRPRRLPELEHREAHFV from the exons AGAATCAAGATTACCTCCATCAAGTGGTCCAGGAACGGCTGGGGGACCTACTGCGAGTCCTGAAGGCAGTAATCGGCAAACACCGTGTGCTGAACTCCGTGGAAATCCTCAGCGCTGCAGGAACTGTGATCGCAAGGGTGAAAG GTGTGAACTTCAAGGAGGTGAATGAAGAGAATAAGAGGAACCTTTTTGATGAGATACACTCTTCTATCGACACGTTTGCATTCACTTTTGGCAATGT AGTGTCAGACTTCCTTATGGGAGATGTGGACAGAGGATCAGCACTGGGACTGACCCAGACTCTCAAAAGCCGA TCTTTTGAGAACCTTTGTGCAGAGTCTGGGGGATCTTCTCCTGAAAAGGATGACAGCCCAG GGTCACCACGGGCGGAGGAGGTGGACAGCGTGCTCTTGGGCAGTGACAATGGTGTGGAATCGGCGCTGCTCTATGCCAAGGCCTGGTCGAAGTACGCCAAGGACCTTCTGGCCTGGGTGGAGAAGAGGCTCAGCCTGG ATATCGAATGCGCGAAAGCCTTCGCCAAAATGGCAGAATCTGCGAAGACACTCACAAGTCAGCAG GTGTACATGCCATTCCAGGAGGCTTACATCTCCGCCTTTAAAAATGACATTGAGTACAGCCAATTGGTGCTGCAAACTGCCGCTGCACTCCAGTCAAACAAATTCACTCAG CCCCTGCTAGCTAGGAAGAATGAACTGGACAAACGTAGGAAAGAGATCAAGGAGCAGTGGCagagggaacaaaaaaaaatt CAAGAAGCAGAAAATGCGCTGCGGAAGGCCAGGCTCCTGCAGGCCCAGAGGCTGGAGGAGTACGAGCGGGCACGCTCCTGCACCAGCCGCGCCGAGGAGGAGCAGCTAGCCAGTGGAGGCAAGCAGCtggagaagaggaggaggatggaGGAGGAGGCGCTGCAGAAG GCTGAAGAGGCCAAGGAGCAGTACAAAGCCTGCGTTGCCGACGTGGGGGTGAAGAGGGTGGAGCTGGCGAGCGTCAAGGGCGAAATCCTCACGCAGATTCGAGAGCTGGTGTTCCAGTGCGACTTGACGTTGAAAGCC GTGACAGTGAACTGGTTCCAGATGCAGCAGGCTCTGGCCATCTCCCTTCCATTAAAACACCAGTCGCTCTGTGAGACAGCCAAGCTGTACGATCCGGGACGGCGCTACATGGAGTTCGTCAGGAACCTGCCCAGGGAGCGCTGCAGGGGAGAGGCCTTCTGCTTTGACGGGCCCGTGCCCCAGAATGCTGG GTTGCAGCCGCATAAGCGGACGGGGATCTGCACCAGCTACTCCCACGGAAACCTTTCACAAATGTCCCTCAACTCCGGGGACCACAGCAATGAGGAGGTGGGCAGTCCGGTCCAGTCACGCATGGGGAGGAAGATTGGAGAAAGGCGATCCAACAGCAGCACGGACATCCAAG CGCTAAAGGTCCAGGCCACGTTTCGCGGCTGGAGCCTGGCTGGTCAGGGAGGTGGGATGTGCAGCGACTCTGAGAGCGCCGGGGGCAGCAGCGAGTCCCGCTCCGTGGACTCTCCGACCGCCAGCCCAG GTGACTTCAAACGGAGGATCCCCAGGACCCCCTCGACAGGCACCATGTCCTCGGCGGACGACCTGGACGAGAGGGAGCCGTCGTCACCTTTGGATACCG GGTTGAGTGACATGGTGAATGAGACTAGCAGCTCTCCTGGACCTTTCCGGAATGCTCACATGTCCAAAGCTGCCCAGACGCACAAGCTACGGAAGCTGCGCTCCCCTTCCAAATGCCGGGAATGTGATGGTCTGGTCGTGTTCCATGGGGCAGAGTGTGAGGAG TGCTCTCTTGCTTGCCACAAAAAGTGCCTGGAGACGCTGGCGATCCAGTGTGGCCACAGGAAGCTGCAGGGCAGACTGCACCTCTTTGGGATCGACTTCACACAGGCCGCCCAGAACAACCCCGACGGCATCCCCTTCATCATCAGGAAATGCACGTCGGAGATCGAACACCGCGCTTTAACCGTCAAG GGTATATACCGCATCAATGGGGCGAAGTCCCGGGTGGAGAAGCTGTGTCAGGCTTTTGAAAACGGCAAGGACCTGGTTGAACTCTCTGAGCTGTACCCTCACGACATCAGCAACGTGCTCAAACTCTACCTGCGGCAG CTCCCAGAGCCGCTGATCCTGTTCCGTTTCTACAACGACTTCATCGGCCTGGCGAAGGAGAGCCAGAGCATCATCGTGGACGAGGTGGACAAGGCCACCGGGGACGCCGTCACCGACCAATCCCAGGGCAGCGTCCAGCTCAACCGGCTGCTGTTCAAGGTCAAAGACCTGCTGCGGCAGCTGCCCCTCGCACACTACCGGACCCTTCGCTTCCTCATAGGTCACCTGCACAG AGTGACAGAGAAGGCGGACGAGAACAAAATGACAGCCAGCAATTTGGGGATCATCTTTGGGCCCACGCTCATCAAACCGAGGCAGGTGGACGCGGACGTTTCGCTGTCCTCGCTAGTGGACTACCCCTACCAGGCCCTCATAGTGGAGCTTCTGATCCGCCACTACGAAAAGATCTTTGACATCTCCACCAGCCCATCGCTCCCAGCAGGCGGGACCTCTCCAGGAACCCCAAAAGACATGCCACCAAGACtgaccccccaggagaaggaaCAGATGCTCAGCAGGCATTCAAAGTCTCTGGTGGACATCAAGGAG GAGAGCGTTAAAGTGTACAAACGGCACTCGTCTGTAATTCCTTCTAATCGTTTGTTGGATGAGGTAATGGAAACAAAAGACAGCTCAGACTGGAGGAAGACATCATCTG TTTTCAGCTCAGTGTCAGAAGAACTCAACGGACATGAGGAGGAGATCCATAGATCCACGTTGGTATTTAGCAAGTCCTATGACAGCCCAACCAAAACCCATCAGCGCCCTCTGCGGACCAGACTGGCGTCTCGGCCCGTGAGCCTCGCCCTAGATAACCCATCCGGCCCGGCCCAGGCCGATGAGATAAACTCCAGAAGCACTGCAGATTGTGAATGCAGTCCTCCCATACAGGAACTGGAGGAACCAGACCGGTCCGGCGCCAGCATTAACAGCCACAGTCAAGACACACGTGTCAAAAATCTGACCCTCAGGAGAACATGGGACAAGCAGTACAGGCATTACAGCGTTACTCCTAGGACTGCGAAGACTACGGTCAATGTTTCTCCTCAACAGGAATCAGGGGAATTTGAGAAACTGTCTTTGACTATACCATCGGAATACGTTAAAGGAGGCTTCAAGAATGATGCAAACGACTCCAGCCCTAAACCTACTGCCTCGAGGGCACCCCGGACATTACAGCCCCCACCTGGAACATTCTACAAACCTTCTCAGAACAACACTATGACACAGTCCTCAGATGTGGACGTGAAGGCATACGTTTCACCCACCAACAGCGCGGGAGAGGTGAGTGTGGAGGTGGAGGAGTCTGTCGATGAAGTTTCTGTTGACGCTGAGGTGGAATCTACAAATGTTCTTGTGACACAGCCCCAGTTTTCTGGCTGCGGCGTGCAGGACGCACTCCCAGTCAAGCCAGTATACCAGAGACTGCGACCCCGACGCCTGCCGGAGCTGGAGCACAGGGAAGCACATTTCGTATGA
- the LOC111840122 gene encoding rho GTPase-activating protein 29-like isoform X3, whose amino-acid sequence MLLMQKSENQDYLHQVVQERLGDLLRVLKAVIGKHRVLNSVEILSAAGTVIARVKGVNFKEVNEENKRNLFDEIHSSIDTFAFTFGNVVSDFLMGDVDRGSALGLTQTLKSRSFENLCAESGGSSPEKDDSPGSPRAEEVDSVLLGSDNGVESALLYAKAWSKYAKDLLAWVEKRLSLDIECAKAFAKMAESAKTLTSQQVYMPFQEAYISAFKNDIEYSQLVLQTAAALQSNKFTQPLLARKNELDKRRKEIKEQWQREQKKIQEAENALRKARLLQAQRLEEYERARSCTSRAEEEQLASGGKQLEKRRRMEEEALQKAEEAKEQYKACVADVGVKRVELASVKGEILTQIRELVFQCDLTLKAVTVNWFQMQQALAISLPLKHQSLCETAKLYDPGRRYMEFVRNLPRERCRGEAFCFDGPVPQNAGLQPHKRTGICTSYSHGNLSQMSLNSGDHSNEEVGSPVQSRMGRKIGERRSNSSTDIQALKVQATFRGWSLAGQGGGMCSDSESAGGSSESRSVDSPTASPGDFKRRIPRTPSTGTMSSADDLDEREPSSPLDTGLSDMVNETSSSPGPFRNAHMSKAAQTHKLRKLRSPSKCRECDGLVVFHGAECEECSLACHKKCLETLAIQCGHRKLQGRLHLFGIDFTQAAQNNPDGIPFIIRKCTSEIEHRALTVKGIYRINGAKSRVEKLCQAFENGKDLVELSELYPHDISNVLKLYLRQLPEPLILFRFYNDFIGLAKESQSIIVDEVDKATGDAVTDQSQGSVQLNRLLFKVKDLLRQLPLAHYRTLRFLIGHLHRVTEKADENKMTASNLGIIFGPTLIKPRQVDADVSLSSLVDYPYQALIVELLIRHYEKIFDISTSPSLPAGGTSPGTPKDMPPRLTPQEKEQMLSRHSKSLVDIKEESVKVYKRHSSVIPSNRLLDEVMETKDSSDWRKTSSVFSSVSEELNGHEEEIHRSTLVFSKSYDSPTKTHQRPLRTRLASRPVSLALDNPSGPAQADEINSRSTADCECSPPIQELEEPDRSGASINSHSQDTRVKNLTLRRTWDKQYRHYSVTPRTAKTTVNVSPQQESGEFEKLSLTIPSEYVKGGFKNDANDSSPKPTASRAPRTLQPPPGTFYKPSQNNTMTQSSDVDVKAYVSPTNSAGEVSVEVEESVDEVSVDAEVESTNVLVTQPQFSGCGVQDALPVKPVYQRLRPRRLPELEHREAHFV is encoded by the exons AGAATCAAGATTACCTCCATCAAGTGGTCCAGGAACGGCTGGGGGACCTACTGCGAGTCCTGAAGGCAGTAATCGGCAAACACCGTGTGCTGAACTCCGTGGAAATCCTCAGCGCTGCAGGAACTGTGATCGCAAGGGTGAAAG GTGTGAACTTCAAGGAGGTGAATGAAGAGAATAAGAGGAACCTTTTTGATGAGATACACTCTTCTATCGACACGTTTGCATTCACTTTTGGCAATGT AGTGTCAGACTTCCTTATGGGAGATGTGGACAGAGGATCAGCACTGGGACTGACCCAGACTCTCAAAAGCCGA TCTTTTGAGAACCTTTGTGCAGAGTCTGGGGGATCTTCTCCTGAAAAGGATGACAGCCCAG GGTCACCACGGGCGGAGGAGGTGGACAGCGTGCTCTTGGGCAGTGACAATGGTGTGGAATCGGCGCTGCTCTATGCCAAGGCCTGGTCGAAGTACGCCAAGGACCTTCTGGCCTGGGTGGAGAAGAGGCTCAGCCTGG ATATCGAATGCGCGAAAGCCTTCGCCAAAATGGCAGAATCTGCGAAGACACTCACAAGTCAGCAG GTGTACATGCCATTCCAGGAGGCTTACATCTCCGCCTTTAAAAATGACATTGAGTACAGCCAATTGGTGCTGCAAACTGCCGCTGCACTCCAGTCAAACAAATTCACTCAG CCCCTGCTAGCTAGGAAGAATGAACTGGACAAACGTAGGAAAGAGATCAAGGAGCAGTGGCagagggaacaaaaaaaaatt CAAGAAGCAGAAAATGCGCTGCGGAAGGCCAGGCTCCTGCAGGCCCAGAGGCTGGAGGAGTACGAGCGGGCACGCTCCTGCACCAGCCGCGCCGAGGAGGAGCAGCTAGCCAGTGGAGGCAAGCAGCtggagaagaggaggaggatggaGGAGGAGGCGCTGCAGAAG GCTGAAGAGGCCAAGGAGCAGTACAAAGCCTGCGTTGCCGACGTGGGGGTGAAGAGGGTGGAGCTGGCGAGCGTCAAGGGCGAAATCCTCACGCAGATTCGAGAGCTGGTGTTCCAGTGCGACTTGACGTTGAAAGCC GTGACAGTGAACTGGTTCCAGATGCAGCAGGCTCTGGCCATCTCCCTTCCATTAAAACACCAGTCGCTCTGTGAGACAGCCAAGCTGTACGATCCGGGACGGCGCTACATGGAGTTCGTCAGGAACCTGCCCAGGGAGCGCTGCAGGGGAGAGGCCTTCTGCTTTGACGGGCCCGTGCCCCAGAATGCTGG GTTGCAGCCGCATAAGCGGACGGGGATCTGCACCAGCTACTCCCACGGAAACCTTTCACAAATGTCCCTCAACTCCGGGGACCACAGCAATGAGGAGGTGGGCAGTCCGGTCCAGTCACGCATGGGGAGGAAGATTGGAGAAAGGCGATCCAACAGCAGCACGGACATCCAAG CGCTAAAGGTCCAGGCCACGTTTCGCGGCTGGAGCCTGGCTGGTCAGGGAGGTGGGATGTGCAGCGACTCTGAGAGCGCCGGGGGCAGCAGCGAGTCCCGCTCCGTGGACTCTCCGACCGCCAGCCCAG GTGACTTCAAACGGAGGATCCCCAGGACCCCCTCGACAGGCACCATGTCCTCGGCGGACGACCTGGACGAGAGGGAGCCGTCGTCACCTTTGGATACCG GGTTGAGTGACATGGTGAATGAGACTAGCAGCTCTCCTGGACCTTTCCGGAATGCTCACATGTCCAAAGCTGCCCAGACGCACAAGCTACGGAAGCTGCGCTCCCCTTCCAAATGCCGGGAATGTGATGGTCTGGTCGTGTTCCATGGGGCAGAGTGTGAGGAG TGCTCTCTTGCTTGCCACAAAAAGTGCCTGGAGACGCTGGCGATCCAGTGTGGCCACAGGAAGCTGCAGGGCAGACTGCACCTCTTTGGGATCGACTTCACACAGGCCGCCCAGAACAACCCCGACGGCATCCCCTTCATCATCAGGAAATGCACGTCGGAGATCGAACACCGCGCTTTAACCGTCAAG GGTATATACCGCATCAATGGGGCGAAGTCCCGGGTGGAGAAGCTGTGTCAGGCTTTTGAAAACGGCAAGGACCTGGTTGAACTCTCTGAGCTGTACCCTCACGACATCAGCAACGTGCTCAAACTCTACCTGCGGCAG CTCCCAGAGCCGCTGATCCTGTTCCGTTTCTACAACGACTTCATCGGCCTGGCGAAGGAGAGCCAGAGCATCATCGTGGACGAGGTGGACAAGGCCACCGGGGACGCCGTCACCGACCAATCCCAGGGCAGCGTCCAGCTCAACCGGCTGCTGTTCAAGGTCAAAGACCTGCTGCGGCAGCTGCCCCTCGCACACTACCGGACCCTTCGCTTCCTCATAGGTCACCTGCACAG AGTGACAGAGAAGGCGGACGAGAACAAAATGACAGCCAGCAATTTGGGGATCATCTTTGGGCCCACGCTCATCAAACCGAGGCAGGTGGACGCGGACGTTTCGCTGTCCTCGCTAGTGGACTACCCCTACCAGGCCCTCATAGTGGAGCTTCTGATCCGCCACTACGAAAAGATCTTTGACATCTCCACCAGCCCATCGCTCCCAGCAGGCGGGACCTCTCCAGGAACCCCAAAAGACATGCCACCAAGACtgaccccccaggagaaggaaCAGATGCTCAGCAGGCATTCAAAGTCTCTGGTGGACATCAAGGAG GAGAGCGTTAAAGTGTACAAACGGCACTCGTCTGTAATTCCTTCTAATCGTTTGTTGGATGAGGTAATGGAAACAAAAGACAGCTCAGACTGGAGGAAGACATCATCTG TTTTCAGCTCAGTGTCAGAAGAACTCAACGGACATGAGGAGGAGATCCATAGATCCACGTTGGTATTTAGCAAGTCCTATGACAGCCCAACCAAAACCCATCAGCGCCCTCTGCGGACCAGACTGGCGTCTCGGCCCGTGAGCCTCGCCCTAGATAACCCATCCGGCCCGGCCCAGGCCGATGAGATAAACTCCAGAAGCACTGCAGATTGTGAATGCAGTCCTCCCATACAGGAACTGGAGGAACCAGACCGGTCCGGCGCCAGCATTAACAGCCACAGTCAAGACACACGTGTCAAAAATCTGACCCTCAGGAGAACATGGGACAAGCAGTACAGGCATTACAGCGTTACTCCTAGGACTGCGAAGACTACGGTCAATGTTTCTCCTCAACAGGAATCAGGGGAATTTGAGAAACTGTCTTTGACTATACCATCGGAATACGTTAAAGGAGGCTTCAAGAATGATGCAAACGACTCCAGCCCTAAACCTACTGCCTCGAGGGCACCCCGGACATTACAGCCCCCACCTGGAACATTCTACAAACCTTCTCAGAACAACACTATGACACAGTCCTCAGATGTGGACGTGAAGGCATACGTTTCACCCACCAACAGCGCGGGAGAGGTGAGTGTGGAGGTGGAGGAGTCTGTCGATGAAGTTTCTGTTGACGCTGAGGTGGAATCTACAAATGTTCTTGTGACACAGCCCCAGTTTTCTGGCTGCGGCGTGCAGGACGCACTCCCAGTCAAGCCAGTATACCAGAGACTGCGACCCCGACGCCTGCCGGAGCTGGAGCACAGGGAAGCACATTTCGTATGA
- the LOC111840122 gene encoding rho GTPase-activating protein 29-like isoform X2: MQLVNDVRQVADVLLRLKESFLSEENQDYLHQVVQERLGDLLRVLKAVIGKHRVLNSVEILSAAGTVIARVKGVNFKEVNEENKRNLFDEIHSSIDTFAFTFGNVVSDFLMGDVDRGSALGLTQTLKSRSFENLCAESGGSSPEKDDSPGSPRAEEVDSVLLGSDNGVESALLYAKAWSKYAKDLLAWVEKRLSLDIECAKAFAKMAESAKTLTSQQVYMPFQEAYISAFKNDIEYSQLVLQTAAALQSNKFTQPLLARKNELDKRRKEIKEQWQREQKKIQEAENALRKARLLQAQRLEEYERARSCTSRAEEEQLASGGKQLEKRRRMEEEALQKAEEAKEQYKACVADVGVKRVELASVKGEILTQIRELVFQCDLTLKAVTVNWFQMQQALAISLPLKHQSLCETAKLYDPGRRYMEFVRNLPRERCRGEAFCFDGPVPQNAGLQPHKRTGICTSYSHGNLSQMSLNSGDHSNEEVGSPVQSRMGRKIGERRSNSSTDIQALKVQATFRGWSLAGQGGGMCSDSESAGGSSESRSVDSPTASPGDFKRRIPRTPSTGTMSSADDLDEREPSSPLDTGLSDMVNETSSSPGPFRNAHMSKAAQTHKLRKLRSPSKCRECDGLVVFHGAECEECSLACHKKCLETLAIQCGHRKLQGRLHLFGIDFTQAAQNNPDGIPFIIRKCTSEIEHRALTVKGIYRINGAKSRVEKLCQAFENGKDLVELSELYPHDISNVLKLYLRQLPEPLILFRFYNDFIGLAKESQSIIVDEVDKATGDAVTDQSQGSVQLNRLLFKVKDLLRQLPLAHYRTLRFLIGHLHRVTEKADENKMTASNLGIIFGPTLIKPRQVDADVSLSSLVDYPYQALIVELLIRHYEKIFDISTSPSLPAGGTSPGTPKDMPPRLTPQEKEQMLSRHSKSLVDIKEESVKVYKRHSSVIPSNRLLDEVMETKDSSDWRKTSSVFSSVSEELNGHEEEIHRSTLVFSKSYDSPTKTHQRPLRTRLASRPVSLALDNPSGPAQADEINSRSTADCECSPPIQELEEPDRSGASINSHSQDTRVKNLTLRRTWDKQYRHYSVTPRTAKTTVNVSPQQESGEFEKLSLTIPSEYVKGGFKNDANDSSPKPTASRAPRTLQPPPGTFYKPSQNNTMTQSSDVDVKAYVSPTNSAGEVSVEVEESVDEVSVDAEVESTNVLVTQPQFSGCGVQDALPVKPVYQRLRPRRLPELEHREAHFV; this comes from the exons AGAATCAAGATTACCTCCATCAAGTGGTCCAGGAACGGCTGGGGGACCTACTGCGAGTCCTGAAGGCAGTAATCGGCAAACACCGTGTGCTGAACTCCGTGGAAATCCTCAGCGCTGCAGGAACTGTGATCGCAAGGGTGAAAG GTGTGAACTTCAAGGAGGTGAATGAAGAGAATAAGAGGAACCTTTTTGATGAGATACACTCTTCTATCGACACGTTTGCATTCACTTTTGGCAATGT AGTGTCAGACTTCCTTATGGGAGATGTGGACAGAGGATCAGCACTGGGACTGACCCAGACTCTCAAAAGCCGA TCTTTTGAGAACCTTTGTGCAGAGTCTGGGGGATCTTCTCCTGAAAAGGATGACAGCCCAG GGTCACCACGGGCGGAGGAGGTGGACAGCGTGCTCTTGGGCAGTGACAATGGTGTGGAATCGGCGCTGCTCTATGCCAAGGCCTGGTCGAAGTACGCCAAGGACCTTCTGGCCTGGGTGGAGAAGAGGCTCAGCCTGG ATATCGAATGCGCGAAAGCCTTCGCCAAAATGGCAGAATCTGCGAAGACACTCACAAGTCAGCAG GTGTACATGCCATTCCAGGAGGCTTACATCTCCGCCTTTAAAAATGACATTGAGTACAGCCAATTGGTGCTGCAAACTGCCGCTGCACTCCAGTCAAACAAATTCACTCAG CCCCTGCTAGCTAGGAAGAATGAACTGGACAAACGTAGGAAAGAGATCAAGGAGCAGTGGCagagggaacaaaaaaaaatt CAAGAAGCAGAAAATGCGCTGCGGAAGGCCAGGCTCCTGCAGGCCCAGAGGCTGGAGGAGTACGAGCGGGCACGCTCCTGCACCAGCCGCGCCGAGGAGGAGCAGCTAGCCAGTGGAGGCAAGCAGCtggagaagaggaggaggatggaGGAGGAGGCGCTGCAGAAG GCTGAAGAGGCCAAGGAGCAGTACAAAGCCTGCGTTGCCGACGTGGGGGTGAAGAGGGTGGAGCTGGCGAGCGTCAAGGGCGAAATCCTCACGCAGATTCGAGAGCTGGTGTTCCAGTGCGACTTGACGTTGAAAGCC GTGACAGTGAACTGGTTCCAGATGCAGCAGGCTCTGGCCATCTCCCTTCCATTAAAACACCAGTCGCTCTGTGAGACAGCCAAGCTGTACGATCCGGGACGGCGCTACATGGAGTTCGTCAGGAACCTGCCCAGGGAGCGCTGCAGGGGAGAGGCCTTCTGCTTTGACGGGCCCGTGCCCCAGAATGCTGG GTTGCAGCCGCATAAGCGGACGGGGATCTGCACCAGCTACTCCCACGGAAACCTTTCACAAATGTCCCTCAACTCCGGGGACCACAGCAATGAGGAGGTGGGCAGTCCGGTCCAGTCACGCATGGGGAGGAAGATTGGAGAAAGGCGATCCAACAGCAGCACGGACATCCAAG CGCTAAAGGTCCAGGCCACGTTTCGCGGCTGGAGCCTGGCTGGTCAGGGAGGTGGGATGTGCAGCGACTCTGAGAGCGCCGGGGGCAGCAGCGAGTCCCGCTCCGTGGACTCTCCGACCGCCAGCCCAG GTGACTTCAAACGGAGGATCCCCAGGACCCCCTCGACAGGCACCATGTCCTCGGCGGACGACCTGGACGAGAGGGAGCCGTCGTCACCTTTGGATACCG GGTTGAGTGACATGGTGAATGAGACTAGCAGCTCTCCTGGACCTTTCCGGAATGCTCACATGTCCAAAGCTGCCCAGACGCACAAGCTACGGAAGCTGCGCTCCCCTTCCAAATGCCGGGAATGTGATGGTCTGGTCGTGTTCCATGGGGCAGAGTGTGAGGAG TGCTCTCTTGCTTGCCACAAAAAGTGCCTGGAGACGCTGGCGATCCAGTGTGGCCACAGGAAGCTGCAGGGCAGACTGCACCTCTTTGGGATCGACTTCACACAGGCCGCCCAGAACAACCCCGACGGCATCCCCTTCATCATCAGGAAATGCACGTCGGAGATCGAACACCGCGCTTTAACCGTCAAG GGTATATACCGCATCAATGGGGCGAAGTCCCGGGTGGAGAAGCTGTGTCAGGCTTTTGAAAACGGCAAGGACCTGGTTGAACTCTCTGAGCTGTACCCTCACGACATCAGCAACGTGCTCAAACTCTACCTGCGGCAG CTCCCAGAGCCGCTGATCCTGTTCCGTTTCTACAACGACTTCATCGGCCTGGCGAAGGAGAGCCAGAGCATCATCGTGGACGAGGTGGACAAGGCCACCGGGGACGCCGTCACCGACCAATCCCAGGGCAGCGTCCAGCTCAACCGGCTGCTGTTCAAGGTCAAAGACCTGCTGCGGCAGCTGCCCCTCGCACACTACCGGACCCTTCGCTTCCTCATAGGTCACCTGCACAG AGTGACAGAGAAGGCGGACGAGAACAAAATGACAGCCAGCAATTTGGGGATCATCTTTGGGCCCACGCTCATCAAACCGAGGCAGGTGGACGCGGACGTTTCGCTGTCCTCGCTAGTGGACTACCCCTACCAGGCCCTCATAGTGGAGCTTCTGATCCGCCACTACGAAAAGATCTTTGACATCTCCACCAGCCCATCGCTCCCAGCAGGCGGGACCTCTCCAGGAACCCCAAAAGACATGCCACCAAGACtgaccccccaggagaaggaaCAGATGCTCAGCAGGCATTCAAAGTCTCTGGTGGACATCAAGGAG GAGAGCGTTAAAGTGTACAAACGGCACTCGTCTGTAATTCCTTCTAATCGTTTGTTGGATGAGGTAATGGAAACAAAAGACAGCTCAGACTGGAGGAAGACATCATCTG TTTTCAGCTCAGTGTCAGAAGAACTCAACGGACATGAGGAGGAGATCCATAGATCCACGTTGGTATTTAGCAAGTCCTATGACAGCCCAACCAAAACCCATCAGCGCCCTCTGCGGACCAGACTGGCGTCTCGGCCCGTGAGCCTCGCCCTAGATAACCCATCCGGCCCGGCCCAGGCCGATGAGATAAACTCCAGAAGCACTGCAGATTGTGAATGCAGTCCTCCCATACAGGAACTGGAGGAACCAGACCGGTCCGGCGCCAGCATTAACAGCCACAGTCAAGACACACGTGTCAAAAATCTGACCCTCAGGAGAACATGGGACAAGCAGTACAGGCATTACAGCGTTACTCCTAGGACTGCGAAGACTACGGTCAATGTTTCTCCTCAACAGGAATCAGGGGAATTTGAGAAACTGTCTTTGACTATACCATCGGAATACGTTAAAGGAGGCTTCAAGAATGATGCAAACGACTCCAGCCCTAAACCTACTGCCTCGAGGGCACCCCGGACATTACAGCCCCCACCTGGAACATTCTACAAACCTTCTCAGAACAACACTATGACACAGTCCTCAGATGTGGACGTGAAGGCATACGTTTCACCCACCAACAGCGCGGGAGAGGTGAGTGTGGAGGTGGAGGAGTCTGTCGATGAAGTTTCTGTTGACGCTGAGGTGGAATCTACAAATGTTCTTGTGACACAGCCCCAGTTTTCTGGCTGCGGCGTGCAGGACGCACTCCCAGTCAAGCCAGTATACCAGAGACTGCGACCCCGACGCCTGCCGGAGCTGGAGCACAGGGAAGCACATTTCGTATGA